From Pseudonocardia autotrophica, one genomic window encodes:
- a CDS encoding response regulator has product MNAPTESTTTITPVKVLVADDHAVVRRGIRAYLEALDDVEVIGEAGDGQEVLDRLGAMAVHRELPDVVLIDLLMPRLDGAATTALIAERFPGVRVVVLTSFGEMERVHTALGNGASGYLLKNAEPGEVVAAIRAAARGDVFLDPSVARQLTKEMISPPSGLGALTHRERDVLILVAQGRSNQEIADQLVISERTARTHVSNVLRKLALTSRTQAALVAVRQGLVPPQS; this is encoded by the coding sequence GTGAACGCACCGACCGAGTCAACGACGACGATCACCCCGGTGAAGGTCCTCGTCGCCGACGACCACGCCGTCGTCCGGCGCGGGATCCGGGCCTACCTGGAGGCCCTCGACGACGTCGAGGTCATCGGGGAGGCCGGGGACGGGCAGGAGGTACTGGACCGGCTCGGTGCGATGGCCGTGCACCGGGAGCTGCCCGATGTCGTCCTGATCGACCTGCTGATGCCCCGGCTCGACGGCGCCGCGACGACGGCGCTGATCGCCGAGCGTTTCCCGGGTGTGCGGGTCGTCGTGCTGACCAGCTTCGGCGAGATGGAGCGGGTGCACACCGCGCTCGGCAACGGGGCATCGGGCTACCTGCTCAAGAACGCCGAACCGGGCGAGGTGGTCGCCGCGATCCGGGCCGCCGCCCGCGGCGACGTGTTCCTCGACCCGAGCGTCGCCCGGCAGCTGACCAAGGAGATGATCTCGCCGCCGAGCGGGCTCGGCGCGCTCACCCACCGCGAGCGGGACGTGCTGATCCTGGTCGCCCAGGGCCGGTCCAACCAGGAGATCGCCGACCAGCTGGTGATCAGCGAGCGGACCGCGCGCACACACGTCAGCAACGTGCTGCGCAAGCTGGCGCTCACCTCCCGCACCCAGGCGGCGCTGGTCGCGGTCCGGCAGGGACTCGTCCCGCCGCAGAGCTGA
- a CDS encoding AMP-binding protein, producing the protein MDVAFGTVWEAVAARLPDATAVCEPGARWSYAEFDDRASRLATALESAGVRAGDTVACYLYNGSAYLETVFAAFKLGAVPVNANYRYTSAELTSLLDDAGAAAIVFSGSLAPNVAHAAAHLPSLRLLVRDGAAPDADPGPDAADLAEIRRSTPPRPHTPRPGSDRLFMYTGGTTGRPKGVVWQQVDLLHSIAVAIFGPLGRDAPPADLDDAVELAVSARTGGRSPVTLPVVPLMHGTGLFNTLGALLVGGRAVLTRPGRLDPRHVWETVAAERVGTIVVAGNAVGVPLVEELARADAAGTPHDLSSLRVVLSSGTALGDRTKQALHERTELTVTDAIAASEGGPFAFAVTHSVDDLPARFRPVPATRLITEDGRVLAPGEPGTGMLAYRGPLPLGYHGDAERTAATFRFVDGVRYAVPGDLAELTSDGVIRFLGRGAGVINTGGEKVHPQEVEDVLLADPAVADCVVVGVPDPVWGEQVTAVVAAPGAGPELPDRLRDRVRAVLAGYKVPRVVVVVDELPRTPTGKIELARAREVAGR; encoded by the coding sequence ATGGACGTCGCCTTCGGCACCGTGTGGGAGGCCGTCGCCGCCCGGCTCCCGGACGCGACGGCCGTGTGCGAGCCCGGGGCCCGGTGGTCCTACGCCGAGTTCGACGACCGCGCGTCGCGGCTGGCGACCGCGCTGGAGTCGGCAGGCGTCCGGGCCGGGGACACGGTCGCCTGCTACCTGTACAACGGCTCGGCCTACCTGGAGACCGTGTTCGCGGCGTTCAAGCTCGGCGCGGTCCCGGTGAACGCGAACTACCGCTACACCTCGGCCGAGCTCACCTCGCTGCTCGACGACGCGGGCGCCGCTGCGATCGTGTTCAGTGGATCGCTCGCCCCGAACGTCGCGCACGCCGCGGCGCACCTGCCCTCGCTGCGGCTGCTGGTCCGCGACGGCGCCGCACCCGACGCCGATCCCGGTCCGGACGCGGCCGACCTGGCCGAGATCCGCCGCAGCACCCCGCCCCGCCCGCACACCCCGCGGCCGGGATCGGACCGGCTGTTCATGTACACCGGCGGCACCACCGGACGACCGAAGGGCGTCGTGTGGCAGCAGGTCGACCTGCTGCACAGCATCGCGGTCGCGATCTTCGGGCCGCTGGGCCGCGACGCCCCGCCCGCCGATCTCGACGACGCCGTGGAACTCGCGGTGTCCGCCCGCACCGGCGGCCGGTCGCCGGTCACCCTGCCGGTGGTTCCGCTGATGCACGGCACCGGCCTGTTCAACACCCTCGGTGCGCTGCTCGTCGGCGGCCGGGCGGTGCTCACCAGGCCCGGCCGGCTCGATCCGAGGCACGTCTGGGAGACGGTCGCCGCGGAGCGGGTCGGGACGATCGTGGTGGCGGGCAACGCGGTCGGTGTCCCGCTGGTCGAGGAGCTGGCCAGGGCCGATGCGGCGGGCACCCCGCACGACCTGTCGTCGCTGCGGGTGGTGCTGAGCTCGGGGACCGCACTCGGCGACCGCACCAAGCAGGCGCTGCACGAACGCACCGAGCTGACCGTCACCGACGCGATCGCGGCCAGCGAGGGTGGTCCGTTCGCGTTCGCGGTGACGCACTCGGTGGACGACCTGCCGGCCCGGTTCCGGCCGGTGCCCGCGACCCGACTGATCACCGAGGACGGCCGGGTGCTCGCCCCCGGCGAGCCCGGGACCGGGATGCTCGCCTACCGCGGCCCGCTGCCGCTGGGCTACCACGGCGACGCCGAGCGCACCGCCGCGACGTTCCGGTTCGTCGACGGGGTGCGCTACGCGGTGCCCGGTGACCTGGCCGAGCTGACGTCCGACGGGGTCATCCGGTTCCTCGGCCGCGGCGCCGGAGTGATCAACACCGGTGGCGAGAAGGTGCACCCGCAGGAGGTCGAGGACGTGCTGCTCGCCGATCCGGCGGTGGCCGACTGCGTGGTCGTCGGGGTCCCCGATCCGGTGTGGGGTGAGCAGGTGACCGCGGTCGTCGCCGCCCCCGGCGCCGGCCCGGAGCTGCCCGACCGGCTGCGCGACCGGGTCCGTGCGGTGCTGGCCGGCTACAAGGTGCCGCGCGTCGTGGTCGTGGTCGACGAGCTGCCGCGCACCCCGACCGGCAAGATCGAGCTCGCCAGGGCCAGGGAGGTCGCCGGGCGGTAG
- a CDS encoding NUDIX hydrolase: MYYIHQVERHVFIVTYGCRPVSDVDPVLSHEHKAIGLFAQSEVDGLTMPDGYRRSIRTWFERTG; the protein is encoded by the coding sequence ATGTACTACATCCACCAGGTCGAGCGGCACGTCTTCATCGTGACCTACGGCTGCCGTCCGGTGTCCGACGTCGATCCGGTGTTGTCCCACGAGCACAAGGCGATCGGCCTCTTCGCACAGTCCGAGGTGGACGGACTGACCATGCCCGACGGGTACCGGCGATCGATCAGGACCTGGTTCGAGCGGACCGGCTGA
- the proB gene encoding glutamate 5-kinase, which translates to MSSTRSAIGAARRIVVKVGSSSLTSLTGGLDPARLDGLVDALMARRHAGSQVVLVSSGAIAAGLAPLQLRRRPRDLATQQAAASVGQLLLAHAYSASFARHGQGIGQVLLTADDMIRRASYRNAQRTLERLLQLGSLPVVNENDTVATAEIRVGDNDRLAALVAHIVGADALLLLSDVDGLYDGDPRDPGSSLVTEVDDPAELAGISVTRTGSGLGTGGMSTKVTAAAMASAAGIPVLLTSAEEAAAAVDAVPDGPKVGTAFRASGRRMSARRFWLRHAADVRGALDLDDGAVEAVRTRRRSLLAAGVHGVSGDFVAGDVVELLAPHGRPIARGVVSYDAAELPAMIGRRSRELPPEQRRELVHADDLVLVQ; encoded by the coding sequence ATGAGTTCGACCCGATCCGCGATCGGTGCGGCCCGCCGGATCGTCGTGAAGGTCGGGTCGTCGTCACTGACCAGTCTCACCGGCGGGCTCGACCCGGCCCGGCTGGACGGGCTGGTCGACGCGTTGATGGCCCGCCGGCACGCCGGGAGCCAGGTGGTGCTGGTGTCGTCCGGGGCGATCGCGGCCGGGCTCGCGCCGCTGCAGCTGCGCAGGCGGCCCCGTGATCTCGCCACCCAGCAGGCCGCCGCGTCGGTCGGGCAGCTGCTGCTGGCGCACGCCTACTCGGCGTCGTTCGCCCGCCACGGCCAGGGCATCGGGCAGGTACTGCTCACCGCCGACGACATGATCCGGCGCGCCAGCTACCGCAACGCGCAGCGCACCCTGGAGCGCCTGCTGCAGCTCGGCTCACTGCCGGTGGTCAACGAGAACGACACCGTCGCCACCGCTGAGATCCGGGTCGGTGACAACGACCGGCTGGCCGCGCTGGTGGCGCACATCGTCGGCGCGGACGCGCTGCTGCTGCTCTCCGACGTCGACGGGCTCTACGACGGCGACCCCCGGGACCCCGGATCGTCGCTGGTCACCGAGGTCGACGATCCGGCGGAGCTGGCCGGGATCAGCGTGACCCGGACCGGCTCGGGCCTGGGCACCGGCGGGATGTCGACCAAGGTGACGGCCGCGGCGATGGCATCCGCCGCCGGGATCCCGGTGCTGCTGACCTCCGCCGAGGAGGCCGCCGCCGCCGTCGATGCCGTGCCGGACGGCCCGAAGGTCGGCACCGCGTTCCGCGCCTCCGGCCGCCGGATGAGCGCACGGCGGTTCTGGCTGCGGCACGCCGCCGACGTCCGCGGCGCCCTCGATCTCGACGACGGCGCCGTCGAGGCCGTCCGTACCCGCCGCCGGTCGCTGCTGGCGGCCGGGGTGCACGGCGTCTCCGGAGACTTCGTCGCAGGTGACGTGGTCGAGCTGCTCGCGCCGCACGGCCGTCCGATCGCTCGCGGCGTCGTCTCCTACGACGCCGCCGAACTGCCCGCGATGATCGGGCGCCGGAGCCGGGAGCTGCCGCCCGAGCAGCGCCGCGAGCTGGTGCACGCCGACGACCTGGTGCTGGTCCAGTAG
- the obgE gene encoding GTPase ObgE — MSRFVDRVVLHATAGAGGNGCASVHREKFKPLGGPDGGNGGRGGSVVLVVDAGVHTLLDYHHRPHATARSGTQGQGAFKNGANSPDLELRVPDGTVILDDDGEIVADLVGPGTRFVAAQGGRGGLGNAALASAARKAPGFALLGEPGEEVSFTLELRSLADVGLVGFPSAGKSSLVAAMSAARPKIADYPFTTLVPQLGVVSAGDATFTVADVPGLIPGAADGRGLGLEFLRHIERCSVLVHVVDCATFETERDPASDIEALETELAHYADQLGTSALGERLDQRPRMIALNKIDVPDAADLVDMVRADLAERFGWPIFAISTASRSGLRELGFAMAERVAAARAAQPEIEPTRTVIRPRAVDDSGFTIEPDTELDGGFVVRGERPERWIRQTNFENDEAVGYLADRLARLGVEESLAKAGAVPGCPVTIGDMTFDWEPSTPAGVAALLTGRGTDVRLEDTGRVGASDRKYARAARRKHLSDAELAAGARYSSDHELER, encoded by the coding sequence ATGTCCCGCTTCGTGGACCGCGTCGTGCTGCACGCGACCGCGGGCGCCGGGGGCAACGGCTGCGCCTCGGTGCACCGCGAGAAGTTCAAACCCCTCGGCGGCCCGGACGGCGGCAACGGCGGTCGCGGCGGCTCGGTCGTCCTGGTCGTCGATGCCGGCGTGCACACGCTGCTCGACTACCACCACCGGCCGCACGCCACCGCCCGCAGCGGCACCCAGGGCCAGGGGGCGTTCAAGAACGGCGCCAACTCCCCGGACCTGGAGCTGCGCGTCCCGGACGGCACGGTGATCCTCGACGACGACGGCGAGATCGTCGCCGACCTGGTCGGGCCGGGTACCCGGTTCGTCGCCGCCCAGGGCGGCCGCGGCGGCCTCGGCAACGCCGCGCTGGCCTCCGCCGCGCGCAAGGCGCCCGGCTTCGCTCTGCTCGGCGAGCCCGGCGAGGAGGTCAGCTTCACCCTCGAGCTGCGCTCGCTGGCCGACGTCGGGCTGGTCGGTTTCCCGAGTGCCGGCAAGTCCTCGCTGGTCGCGGCGATGTCCGCGGCCCGCCCGAAGATCGCCGACTATCCCTTCACCACGCTCGTCCCGCAGCTCGGCGTGGTCAGCGCGGGCGATGCCACCTTCACCGTCGCCGACGTCCCCGGGCTGATCCCGGGCGCCGCCGACGGGCGCGGGCTCGGGCTGGAGTTCCTCCGGCACATCGAGCGCTGCTCGGTGCTGGTGCACGTCGTCGACTGCGCGACCTTCGAGACCGAGCGCGATCCGGCGTCCGACATCGAGGCGCTGGAGACCGAGCTCGCGCACTACGCCGACCAGCTGGGCACCAGCGCGCTCGGCGAGCGGCTGGACCAGCGCCCCCGGATGATCGCGCTGAACAAGATCGACGTGCCGGACGCCGCCGATCTCGTCGACATGGTCCGCGCCGATCTCGCCGAGCGGTTCGGCTGGCCGATCTTCGCGATCTCCACCGCGTCCCGCTCCGGATTGCGGGAACTGGGCTTCGCCATGGCGGAGCGGGTCGCCGCGGCCCGCGCCGCACAGCCCGAGATCGAGCCCACCCGCACCGTGATCCGGCCGAGGGCGGTCGACGACTCCGGTTTCACCATCGAGCCGGACACCGAGCTCGACGGCGGGTTCGTGGTGCGCGGGGAGCGGCCCGAGCGCTGGATCCGGCAGACCAACTTCGAGAACGACGAGGCCGTCGGCTACCTCGCGGACCGGCTCGCCCGGCTAGGGGTGGAGGAGTCGCTGGCGAAGGCGGGCGCGGTGCCCGGCTGCCCGGTCACGATCGGCGACATGACCTTCGACTGGGAGCCGTCGACACCGGCCGGCGTCGCGGCGCTGCTCACCGGGCGCGGCACCGACGTCCGGCTCGAGGACACCGGCCGGGTGGGCGCGTCCGACCGGAAGTACGCCCGCGCGGCGCGCCGGAAGCACCTGTCCGACGCCGAGCTCGCGGCCGGGGCGCGGTACTCCTCGGACCACGAGCTCGAACGGTGA
- the rpmA gene encoding 50S ribosomal protein L27 codes for MAHKKGASSSRNGRDSNPQFLGVKRFGGQTVKAGEILIRQRGTSTHPGLNVGRGKDDTLFALAAGTVQFGSKRGRKTVNIVPVEV; via the coding sequence ATGGCACACAAGAAGGGTGCGTCCAGCTCCCGCAACGGTCGCGACTCGAACCCGCAGTTCCTGGGTGTGAAGCGCTTCGGCGGCCAGACCGTCAAGGCCGGCGAGATCCTGATCCGCCAGCGCGGCACCAGCACCCACCCGGGTCTGAACGTCGGCCGCGGTAAGGACGACACGCTGTTCGCCCTCGCGGCGGGCACCGTGCAGTTCGGTTCCAAGCGCGGCCGCAAGACCGTCAACATCGTGCCGGTCGAGGTCTGA
- the rplU gene encoding 50S ribosomal protein L21: MYAIVKTGGKQYKVAVDDVVTVEKLDGEPGAEISLPAVLLVDGDQVSTDVSGLTSAVTATVVEHTKGPKIRIHKFKNKTGYHKRQGHRQPLTKVQVTAIGK, translated from the coding sequence ATGTACGCGATCGTCAAGACCGGCGGAAAGCAGTACAAGGTGGCCGTCGACGACGTGGTCACCGTCGAGAAGCTCGACGGTGAGCCCGGTGCGGAGATCAGCCTGCCCGCCGTGCTGCTCGTCGACGGCGACCAGGTGTCCACGGACGTGTCGGGCCTCACCTCCGCGGTGACCGCCACGGTTGTCGAGCACACCAAGGGTCCCAAGATCCGGATCCACAAGTTCAAGAACAAGACCGGGTACCACAAGCGTCAGGGGCACCGTCAGCCGCTGACGAAGGTCCAGGTCACCGCGATCGGCAAGTAA
- a CDS encoding translation initiation factor IF-2 N-terminal domain-containing protein: protein MSVNDAPAGDTGGPSGVSEPAPSQDLPEKMRVHALAKLLGRASRDVLGALSGLGHEIRSAQSSITRAMAEQVIAALAPATADPATAAPAPEAPAVPAAPEPATAPDPVVDDGADVAAAAERLGDREEPQAAPLAPVFAMPMFQAPTTPVPAPVTPAEPDSGSGSGSGSGSGSGSEEESGGRKRRGRKSKRDDDRSAAPSADEQESSATDDATGGDPDSGPDAGGEDDDDEGARRRRRRGRRGRGRGKGGDDLGENDTDGESGDDDTADDSADSADEAERSSDGDGETDGPDGGDDQSSGSRRRRRRRRRGGSDVEDRSEDDPPNTVTKVREARQEQSGGGSAADDGVQSVRGSTRLEAKRQRRRDGRDAGRRRPPILSEAEFLARRESVDRQMVVRQLADRTEIGVLEDEVLVEHFIAGGGSTAGGMVGNIYLGRVQNVLPSMEAAFVDIGRGRNAVLYAGEVNWDAAGLNGKARKIEQALSSGDQVLVQVTKDPVGHKGARLTTQISLAGRFLVYVPSGGAAGISRKLPDTERKRLKDMLKEIVPAEAGVIIRTASEGVSHEALERDVRRLQAQWEIVKEKSEKTGKGAPKAPTLLYEEPDMLVKVVRDQFNEDFSKLIISGDDAWETVSGYVRHVAPELTERMHRHTGPSDVFTEHRIDEQLLKALDRKVWLPSGGTLVIDRTEAMTVVDVNTGKFTGSGGNLEETVTRNNLEAAEEIVRQLRLRDIGGIIVVDFIDMVLEANRDLVLRRLTECLARDRTRHQVAEVTSLGLVQMTRKRVGGGLLEHFSTPCEHCRGRGVIVSTDPIGDQHGSANGNGNGRAAGGGGSNGSAGGSNSNSNANGNSGGNGNGEDGGGRRRRRRGGGNGDSGNGQQSETHETAADRSGAERNGHDQQDSGDRSVDTSSAVAGVAAVAAGLGVRGEEPGGGAATVTDPAPAPVTDPAPARVTDPAPAPVTDPAPAPAPGADPDDVAVAQPIGELTGSAPKAGRTASGRRRAATRSAGAPSAPGSAAAEVTTAAAAASQADGPTAAGAGTAAGTDTAAATATGSAPTGAPATAATPDPETGTGSAAEGAPAQAEPAPRRRRVSRTAGAPAATVDPVVITTPTPSTDSSGTQDGPAAPAVPEQPEPAAVVSRPRRARRAASRPAGPPQDGG, encoded by the coding sequence ATGTCCGTGAACGACGCGCCCGCCGGTGACACCGGCGGGCCCTCCGGTGTGTCGGAGCCCGCGCCCAGCCAGGACCTGCCGGAGAAGATGCGGGTCCACGCACTGGCCAAGCTGCTCGGAAGGGCCAGCCGGGACGTCCTGGGTGCCCTGAGCGGGCTGGGCCACGAGATCCGCAGCGCCCAGTCCAGCATCACCCGTGCGATGGCCGAGCAGGTCATCGCCGCGCTGGCCCCCGCGACGGCCGACCCCGCGACGGCGGCCCCGGCACCCGAGGCCCCGGCCGTGCCCGCGGCACCCGAGCCGGCCACCGCGCCGGACCCGGTGGTCGACGACGGCGCCGACGTCGCAGCGGCCGCGGAGCGGCTCGGTGACCGCGAGGAACCGCAGGCGGCCCCGCTCGCCCCGGTGTTCGCGATGCCGATGTTCCAGGCTCCCACCACGCCCGTGCCGGCCCCCGTCACTCCCGCCGAGCCGGACTCCGGCTCGGGCTCCGGATCAGGCTCCGGCTCCGGCTCCGGCTCCGAGGAGGAGTCCGGCGGTCGGAAGCGCCGGGGTCGCAAGAGCAAGCGGGACGACGACCGTTCCGCCGCGCCGTCCGCCGACGAGCAGGAGTCCTCGGCAACCGACGACGCGACCGGCGGCGACCCGGACTCCGGGCCCGACGCCGGCGGCGAGGACGACGACGACGAGGGCGCCCGCCGCAGGCGCCGTCGCGGCCGCCGTGGCCGTGGCCGCGGCAAGGGCGGCGACGACCTGGGCGAGAACGACACCGACGGCGAGTCCGGTGACGACGACACGGCCGACGACTCGGCCGATTCGGCCGATGAGGCCGAGCGGTCGTCCGACGGCGACGGCGAGACCGACGGCCCCGACGGTGGCGACGACCAGTCGTCCGGCTCCCGGCGTCGTCGGCGCCGGCGGCGCCGTGGCGGTTCGGACGTCGAGGATCGTTCCGAGGACGACCCGCCGAACACCGTGACGAAGGTCCGTGAGGCGCGCCAGGAGCAGTCCGGCGGCGGCTCGGCCGCCGACGACGGCGTGCAGAGCGTCCGTGGTTCCACCCGTCTGGAGGCGAAGCGTCAGCGTCGCCGGGACGGGCGCGACGCGGGCCGCCGTCGCCCGCCGATCCTGTCCGAGGCCGAGTTCCTGGCCCGCCGCGAGTCGGTCGACCGGCAGATGGTCGTCCGGCAGCTCGCGGACCGCACCGAGATCGGGGTGCTCGAGGACGAGGTCCTCGTCGAGCACTTCATCGCAGGCGGCGGTTCGACCGCCGGCGGCATGGTCGGCAACATCTACCTCGGCCGGGTGCAGAACGTGCTGCCCTCGATGGAGGCGGCCTTCGTCGACATCGGGCGTGGCCGCAACGCCGTGCTCTACGCCGGTGAGGTGAACTGGGACGCGGCCGGTCTCAACGGCAAGGCCCGCAAGATCGAGCAGGCGCTGTCCTCCGGCGACCAGGTGCTGGTCCAGGTCACCAAGGACCCGGTCGGGCACAAGGGTGCCCGGCTGACCACCCAGATCTCGCTGGCCGGGCGGTTCCTGGTCTACGTGCCCTCCGGCGGTGCCGCCGGGATCTCCCGCAAGCTGCCCGACACCGAGCGCAAGCGGCTCAAGGACATGCTCAAGGAGATCGTCCCGGCCGAGGCCGGTGTGATCATCCGGACGGCGTCCGAGGGTGTTTCACACGAGGCGCTCGAGCGCGACGTGCGCCGGCTGCAGGCGCAGTGGGAGATCGTCAAGGAGAAGTCCGAGAAGACCGGCAAGGGTGCCCCGAAGGCGCCGACGCTCCTCTACGAGGAGCCGGACATGCTGGTGAAGGTCGTCCGCGACCAGTTCAACGAGGACTTCTCGAAGCTGATCATCTCCGGCGACGACGCCTGGGAGACCGTCTCCGGCTACGTCCGGCACGTCGCACCGGAGCTGACGGAACGCATGCACCGGCACACCGGTCCGTCCGACGTGTTCACCGAGCACCGGATCGACGAGCAGCTGCTCAAGGCGCTCGACCGCAAGGTCTGGCTCCCCTCCGGCGGCACGCTGGTGATCGACCGGACCGAGGCGATGACCGTCGTCGACGTCAACACCGGCAAGTTCACCGGGTCCGGGGGCAACCTCGAGGAGACCGTCACCCGGAACAACCTGGAGGCGGCCGAGGAGATCGTCCGTCAGCTCCGGCTGCGCGACATCGGCGGGATCATCGTCGTCGACTTCATCGACATGGTGCTCGAGGCCAACCGGGATCTGGTGCTGCGCCGGCTCACCGAGTGCCTGGCCCGCGACCGCACCCGCCACCAGGTGGCGGAGGTGACCTCGCTCGGGCTGGTCCAGATGACCCGTAAGCGGGTCGGCGGGGGCCTGCTGGAGCACTTCTCGACGCCGTGCGAGCACTGCCGCGGCCGCGGCGTGATCGTGTCGACCGACCCGATCGGCGACCAGCACGGCAGTGCCAACGGCAACGGCAACGGCCGCGCGGCCGGGGGCGGCGGCAGCAACGGCTCCGCCGGCGGCTCCAACTCCAACAGCAACGCCAACGGAAACAGCGGCGGCAACGGAAACGGCGAGGACGGTGGTGGACGCCGCCGTCGCCGCCGGGGTGGTGGCAACGGCGACTCCGGGAACGGGCAGCAGTCCGAGACCCACGAGACCGCCGCGGACCGTTCCGGCGCCGAGCGCAACGGCCATGACCAGCAGGACAGCGGCGACCGGTCGGTCGACACCAGCTCCGCCGTCGCCGGGGTGGCGGCGGTGGCCGCCGGTCTCGGTGTGCGCGGCGAGGAGCCGGGCGGCGGGGCCGCGACGGTGACCGATCCGGCGCCCGCACCGGTGACCGATCCGGCGCCCGCACGGGTGACCGATCCGGCGCCCGCACCGGTGACCGACCCGGCGCCCGCACCGGCACCGGGCGCTGATCCGGACGACGTGGCCGTCGCCCAGCCGATCGGCGAGCTCACCGGCTCGGCGCCGAAGGCCGGGCGGACCGCCTCCGGGCGGCGCCGCGCCGCGACCCGCTCCGCAGGTGCTCCGTCCGCGCCGGGCTCCGCTGCGGCCGAGGTGACCACGGCTGCCGCGGCTGCGTCCCAGGCCGACGGACCCACCGCCGCCGGGGCCGGCACTGCCGCTGGGACCGACACCGCTGCGGCTACCGCCACCGGATCGGCTCCCACCGGGGCGCCGGCGACCGCGGCCACCCCGGATCCGGAGACCGGCACCGGGTCAGCCGCCGAGGGCGCGCCGGCCCAGGCCGAGCCGGCCCCGCGCCGGCGCCGGGTCAGCCGGACGGCGGGTGCCCCCGCGGCGACCGTCGATCCGGTCGTCATCACGACTCCCACCCCGAGCACCGACTCGTCGGGCACGCAGGACGGCCCCGCCGCACCTGCCGTTCCCGAGCAGCCGGAGCCTGCGGCGGTGGTGTCCCGGCCGCGTCGTGCGCGCCGGGCAGCCTCCCGTCCCGCGGGTCCGCCCCAGGACGGGGGGTGA
- a CDS encoding TIGR03936 family radical SAM-associated protein: MARVKAGAAANPAPPTVQRVRLRFAKRGRLRFLSHRDIARSFERAVRRAGVPVSHSHGFSPHPRLSWVGAAPTGAASEAEYVEMGVTREVDPELLREALDRALPDGLDVLAAVVAQPPALADRIDAARWRLEIRGVSHAEATAAVAALLERDSVTVTRVTPSGRKEIDVRAALVALVVEPQVNDEAADHAPADVAGSPGPATGCAILTAVVRQTTPTVRPDDVLGALSVVADLTPPVPVTATRLAQGLLDDGGDLVDPLGSAPATRGRPGTS; the protein is encoded by the coding sequence ATGGCACGCGTGAAGGCAGGAGCGGCGGCGAACCCGGCACCTCCGACGGTGCAGCGGGTGCGCCTGCGCTTCGCCAAACGCGGCCGGCTGCGCTTCCTGTCGCACCGTGACATCGCCCGTAGCTTCGAGCGGGCGGTGCGGCGCGCCGGCGTCCCGGTGTCGCACTCGCACGGTTTCAGCCCGCATCCGCGGCTGTCCTGGGTCGGCGCGGCGCCGACCGGCGCGGCCAGCGAGGCCGAGTACGTCGAGATGGGCGTGACCCGTGAGGTCGATCCGGAGCTGCTCCGGGAGGCGCTGGACCGGGCGCTACCCGACGGGCTGGACGTGCTGGCGGCCGTGGTCGCGCAGCCGCCGGCGCTGGCCGACCGGATCGACGCGGCCCGGTGGCGGCTCGAGATCCGCGGCGTGTCGCACGCCGAGGCCACCGCTGCGGTGGCCGCACTCCTGGAGCGGGACTCGGTGACCGTGACCCGCGTCACGCCGTCCGGTCGCAAGGAGATCGACGTCCGGGCGGCCCTGGTGGCGCTGGTGGTCGAACCGCAGGTGAACGACGAAGCGGCGGATCATGCACCGGCCGACGTGGCGGGTTCCCCGGGTCCGGCGACCGGCTGTGCGATACTGACCGCGGTCGTTCGGCAGACCACACCGACCGTTCGACCCGATGACGTGCTGGGTGCACTCAGCGTTGTCGCAGACCTGACGCCACCGGTTCCGGTGACGGCCACCCGGTTGGCGCAGGGCCTGCTCGACGACGGGGGTGACCTGGTGGATCCGCTCGGATCGGCACCGGCGACTCGGGGCCGGCCCGGAACGTCCTGA
- a CDS encoding putative leader peptide gives MFVGVRRRHVDLLRTASAICRARCPADPSHRPERTSRDQHPDPA, from the coding sequence ATGTTCGTCGGCGTACGACGGCGCCATGTGGACCTGCTCCGCACCGCGAGCGCGATCTGTCGCGCCCGCTGCCCCGCCGACCCGTCGCATCGCCCTGAGAGGACCTCCCGTGACCAGCACCCAGACCCCGCGTGA